One genomic region from Spirulina subsalsa PCC 9445 encodes:
- a CDS encoding Hpt domain-containing protein: protein MFIEDEELRNLFKAASEEHLQKLEAGLLHLERNPEDKSPFEELLREAHSLKGDSRMLGLKDIETLTHQIEHNLGQLYREETTLTPEFSDRLYQGLDAIAKLVEESVTGNPSGVDTFHLLAVLMGANPTQSQAEPPPEPDSPTPDPPRRSCRPRGDRKPRSPRSPPRSRLRNFSR, encoded by the coding sequence ATGTTTATTGAAGACGAAGAACTACGCAATTTATTTAAAGCGGCAAGTGAAGAACACTTGCAAAAACTAGAGGCCGGATTACTGCACCTCGAACGGAATCCAGAGGATAAGAGTCCTTTTGAAGAATTGTTACGAGAAGCCCATAGTTTAAAAGGGGATTCTCGGATGTTGGGGTTGAAAGACATTGAGACATTAACCCACCAAATTGAACATAATTTAGGGCAGTTGTACCGAGAGGAAACGACACTCACCCCAGAATTTAGCGATCGCCTTTATCAAGGACTCGATGCGATCGCCAAACTCGTCGAAGAATCCGTCACCGGAAACCCCAGCGGAGTGGACACCTTCCACCTCCTCGCCGTCTTAATGGGAGCGAACCCCACCCAATCCCAAGCAGAACCCCCCCCAGAACCGGATTCCCCAACCCCAGACCCCCCCCGTAGAAGCTGCCGCCCCAGAGGAGACAGAAAGCCCAGAAGTCCCAGAAGTCCCCCCAGAAGCCGCCTTAGAAATTTCTCCCGTTAA
- a CDS encoding hybrid sensor histidine kinase/response regulator, translated as MPLSNIFQLFPRTVRDLAREQGKEVELIIEGGDTTADKRILEEMKDPLMHLIRNAVDHGVEPPEERERAGKSRQAHIWIKGYQTTSNIVIEVSDDGSGLNPETIKKTAVERGLYREEELATMTLNQVYNLIFLPGFSTQKFVTEVSGRGVGLDVVHTNVERLKGTLQVESTLGKGSTFRIQLGTTLATANVLLVSIHGIPHAIPIEFVETTLLVALEDIFTLEGRETIALNNQAVSVAHLANLLELKVSAFDQLNETHERQQHQGLPCVLIKIGDDRLGLFVDELLDTQDVVLKPQSKLLKRVRNIAGATILGTGEVCMIVNPVDLMKSIQKSTRRATVAPVNNPKDKARKKQVILLAEDSITIRTQEKRILEGAGYEVVTAVDGLDGWNKLKSRPFDAIVSDIQMPNLNGLELTTRIRQNKEYNELPIILVTSLASEEDRRRGVEAGANAYITKDSFSQDILLETLQRLV; from the coding sequence TTGCCCCTCTCCAACATTTTTCAACTCTTCCCCCGCACCGTCCGCGACCTCGCCCGGGAACAAGGCAAAGAAGTAGAACTGATTATCGAAGGAGGAGACACCACCGCCGATAAACGCATTTTGGAGGAAATGAAAGACCCCTTAATGCACCTGATTCGGAACGCCGTAGATCATGGCGTAGAACCCCCCGAAGAACGGGAACGAGCGGGCAAATCTCGACAAGCCCACATCTGGATTAAAGGCTATCAAACCACCTCCAATATTGTGATTGAGGTCAGCGATGATGGGAGTGGTCTGAATCCCGAAACCATCAAAAAAACCGCCGTAGAGCGGGGACTGTACCGAGAGGAAGAACTCGCCACCATGACCTTAAACCAGGTTTATAACTTAATCTTTCTCCCCGGTTTCTCCACCCAGAAATTCGTCACCGAAGTATCCGGCCGCGGGGTAGGTTTAGATGTGGTTCATACCAACGTCGAACGCCTCAAAGGCACCTTACAAGTTGAATCCACCTTGGGTAAGGGTAGCACCTTCCGCATCCAACTCGGAACCACCCTAGCCACCGCTAACGTCCTTCTGGTGTCCATTCATGGCATACCCCACGCCATCCCCATTGAATTTGTGGAAACCACCCTCTTAGTCGCCCTAGAGGATATTTTCACCCTAGAAGGACGGGAAACCATTGCCTTGAACAATCAAGCGGTTTCCGTGGCTCATTTAGCCAACCTTTTGGAACTCAAAGTTTCTGCTTTTGATCAACTCAACGAAACCCACGAACGGCAACAGCATCAAGGTTTACCCTGTGTGTTAATCAAAATCGGTGATGATCGTCTCGGGTTATTTGTTGATGAACTGCTAGACACTCAAGATGTCGTCCTCAAACCCCAGAGTAAACTGCTAAAACGGGTGCGTAACATTGCCGGAGCCACCATTCTCGGCACAGGGGAAGTCTGTATGATTGTGAACCCCGTAGACTTAATGAAATCCATTCAGAAAAGCACTAGAAGGGCTACGGTTGCCCCAGTGAACAACCCAAAAGATAAAGCGAGAAAAAAACAGGTGATTCTGTTAGCTGAAGACTCAATTACCATTCGGACCCAAGAGAAGCGCATCCTAGAGGGAGCCGGATATGAGGTAGTGACAGCCGTAGATGGACTCGATGGCTGGAATAAGCTTAAATCTCGTCCCTTTGATGCCATTGTTTCCGATATCCAAATGCCCAACTTAAATGGCTTGGAACTCACCACTCGCATCCGTCAAAATAAGGAATATAACGAACTGCCGATTATTTTAGTGACTTCTCTCGCTTCGGAGGAAGATAGAAGAAGAGGGGTTGAAGCAGGGGCTAATGCCTATATCACAAAAGACTCTTTTAGTCAAGATATTTTATTAGAAACCTTGCAACGATTAGTCTGA